A part of Desulfonatronovibrio magnus genomic DNA contains:
- a CDS encoding type II toxin-antitoxin system RelE family toxin codes for MIWKVEFDDRARKELRRLDRQAQRGILAYLRNRIATHEDPRRFGDPLRKNLSGFWKYRVGQRDRHSGTHLSISLCSK; via the coding sequence TTGATCTGGAAGGTTGAATTTGACGATCGAGCCAGAAAAGAACTGCGCAGGCTGGACCGGCAGGCCCAGAGGGGTATCCTTGCTTACCTGAGGAACCGGATTGCAACACATGAAGATCCACGCCGTTTTGGTGATCCTCTTCGGAAAAATCTGTCAGGATTCTGGAAATATCGCGTTGGGCAGCGGGACAGGCACTCCGGGACCCACTTGAGCATCAGTTTGTGCTCAAAGTGA
- the relB gene encoding type II toxin-antitoxin system RelB family antitoxin yields MLAIRLPGDIEKRLVDLAEQTGRTKTYYAREAIIEHLEDLEDYYLAVHR; encoded by the coding sequence TTGTTAGCTATCAGACTGCCTGGAGACATTGAAAAAAGACTCGTTGATCTGGCTGAACAAACGGGAAGAACAAAGACTTATTATGCCCGTGAAGCAATCATTGAGCACCTGGAAGATCTGGAAGACTATTACCTTGCGGTACACAGGTAA
- a CDS encoding SO_0444 family Cu/Zn efflux transporter, with product MIPEFNSFLTTLISISLTIAPWLLIGLFASGLIKAFMPEQFLKKWLSGQGPTAVSRAAFIGAPLPLCSCGAIPAALTLYRKGAGKGPAISFLISTPGIGVDSVFITNALLGPLMTLARVTGAVVTAVSTGLLVALADQNIHAVEKMTFAQKCCCSEPSCRKTDNHTAPEQKKGLRERLSSGMKYVFYQVLNDIILWIALGTVIAAGIMTFFPPETLASHGSGIGVMLLMAVAGIPLYICATAVTPIGAALLATGVAPGAVLVLLLAGPVTSMATLGVIRREMGNTTLICYVAGIICSTMLLGIALELMVSQWVPDLSSVTAISRELLPKWLEWSSLAVLFFILLFQKISKVVLPL from the coding sequence ATGATTCCAGAGTTCAATTCTTTTTTGACCACACTTATCTCCATATCCCTGACCATAGCCCCATGGCTGCTTATAGGTCTTTTCGCCTCTGGCCTGATTAAAGCCTTCATGCCGGAACAGTTCTTAAAAAAGTGGTTAAGCGGACAAGGACCAACAGCTGTCTCAAGGGCTGCCTTCATTGGAGCTCCCCTGCCTTTATGTTCCTGCGGAGCAATTCCCGCAGCACTGACTCTTTACCGTAAAGGAGCGGGCAAAGGGCCGGCAATATCTTTTCTAATCAGCACGCCCGGCATTGGCGTTGACTCTGTATTCATTACAAATGCCCTGCTCGGTCCGTTAATGACTCTTGCCAGGGTGACCGGAGCAGTAGTTACAGCAGTATCCACAGGGCTCCTGGTTGCCCTGGCTGACCAGAATATACATGCTGTAGAAAAAATGACGTTTGCACAGAAGTGCTGTTGCTCAGAACCTTCATGCCGGAAAACGGACAACCATACTGCACCTGAACAGAAAAAAGGGCTCAGGGAGCGCCTTAGCTCGGGCATGAAATATGTCTTTTATCAGGTTCTAAACGATATTATCTTATGGATTGCCCTGGGAACTGTCATTGCTGCAGGCATCATGACCTTTTTTCCCCCAGAAACTCTGGCCAGTCATGGAAGCGGAATTGGCGTAATGCTTCTCATGGCAGTTGCGGGAATACCTTTATATATTTGCGCCACAGCAGTTACTCCCATAGGAGCAGCTCTTCTCGCCACAGGAGTTGCACCGGGTGCAGTTCTGGTACTACTGCTGGCAGGTCCGGTTACAAGTATGGCCACCCTGGGAGTCATCCGCAGAGAAATGGGCAATACAACACTGATCTGTTATGTCGCAGGGATTATTTGTTCCACAATGCTGCTGGGAATAGCCCTGGAACTGATGGTCAGCCAATGGGTACCGGACTTGTCTTCAGTAACCGCAATCTCCAGGGAGCTACTCCCGAAATGGCTGGAATGGTCATCACTTGCAGTGCTGTTTTTTATCTTGCTTTTTCAGAAGATTTCAAAGGTAGTCTTACCCCTGTAG
- a CDS encoding 3'-5' exonuclease, producing MLHLLRRKTGNQGADFSWPEIFRQLEHRVRHPLLKDFYRAVVDGETPLNKVPLMAMDFETTGLNPSKDAIVSIGLVPMTIHRIFFSRSLYWVVNPGKPLRHGSVVIHKITHADVKHSPGPEEIIPQLLKAMAGSVMVVHYRQIERQFLNAAMQEHFQEGIVFPVIDTMDIEDRWQRRGFSDWWARMLGLRRRSIRLAASRTRYNLPVYPPHHALTDALATAELFQAQAAWHYTLDTPLHELWR from the coding sequence ATGCTGCACCTGTTGCGCAGAAAAACCGGAAATCAAGGTGCTGACTTCAGCTGGCCGGAAATTTTCAGACAACTTGAACATAGAGTCAGACACCCTTTGCTGAAGGATTTTTACCGTGCAGTTGTTGACGGTGAAACACCCTTAAATAAAGTCCCCCTGATGGCAATGGACTTTGAAACCACAGGACTCAATCCTTCTAAGGATGCCATAGTCAGTATCGGCCTGGTTCCCATGACCATTCACAGAATATTTTTCAGCAGGTCACTGTACTGGGTTGTCAACCCAGGAAAGCCCCTCAGGCACGGATCAGTGGTCATTCATAAAATAACCCATGCCGACGTCAAACATAGTCCAGGACCGGAAGAAATTATCCCCCAGCTGCTCAAAGCAATGGCAGGGTCTGTAATGGTGGTGCATTACAGGCAGATAGAGCGTCAATTTCTCAATGCGGCCATGCAGGAACATTTTCAGGAAGGTATTGTTTTCCCGGTTATAGATACCATGGATATTGAAGACCGCTGGCAGAGAAGAGGGTTCAGTGACTGGTGGGCCCGGATGCTTGGGCTCAGGAGAAGGTCAATCCGTCTTGCAGCAAGCAGGACCCGCTACAACCTGCCTGTATATCCTCCTCACCATGCCCTGACAGATGCCCTGGCAACAGCAGAGCTTTTTCAGGCTCAGGCAGCGTGGCATTATACTTTAGATACGCCATTGCATGAGCTCTGGAGATGA